A portion of the Sebastes fasciatus isolate fSebFas1 chromosome 2, fSebFas1.pri, whole genome shotgun sequence genome contains these proteins:
- the slc22a31 gene encoding putative solute carrier family 22 member 31, giving the protein MASAPSLTSNTRCLQMDYETKIFPHTGGYGRYNRLVVLFSWFPNFAVMLNLFSDVLYTLIPETYHCKPDPQLLPSAFLPSNLSRQDYLHLSIPWVNGSGLSHCELFKYPPNSSDFSDKVSRKRVSCTLGWEYNHAAGLHSNYVTEWNLVCSEYWKIPLQHICLMSGWILGYVLLGTLCDWLGRRRCFLLSISLSSLLGVVVCLSNSPVVFLLLRLSQGAMLAGAFLSSYIARLELCDPPHRLMVAMISSFFAVFAELLLPGIAVLCRDWPILQAVATLPLLLLLSYWCCASVFPESPRWLLATGQIPRVKRSLQEFSTRNGVCLRDEIYPGETLLSEIDSAYGEDCRPKYFSVLELRRTRVIWKNCLILSFTLFIGTGIQYCFTRNLYGYSSNFYFSYFLRVITGALACIFVCLTVNHFGRRGMLLLSAIITGLSSLLLLALTQYLHGGLVLVLSVLGLLFSQALAMLSAFFACEVMPTVVRGGCLGLVLAAGCVGMAASSLMELQNNGGYFLHHVIFASFAVLSVLCIMLLPESKRKPLPDSLKDGENQRRPPLFLSRPDRDNLPLLCHRQPLSDYNPDNYSRLVSATRRMLTKDSLPYRIAVTTDSPLLSDSETQEQENETEREVIP; this is encoded by the exons ATGGCATCAGCACCGTCTCTCACCTCCAACACGCGCTGTCTCCAGATGGATTACGAGACGAAGATTTTCCCGCACACCGGCGGCTACGGACGCTACAACCGCCTGGTGGTCCTCTTCAGCTGGTTCCCTAACTTCGCGGTCATGTTGAATCTGTTCAGCGACGTGTTGTACACTCTCATCCCGGAGACGTACCACTGTAAACCGGACCCGCAGCTCCTGCCCTCCGCCTTCCTGCCCAGCAACCTCTCCAGACAGGATtacctccacctctccatcccCTGGGTGAACGGCAGCGGACTCAGCCACTGTGAGCTCTTCAAGTACCCACCCAACTCCTCCGACTTCTCCGACAAGGTGTCCAGGAAGAGGGTGTCCTGCACCCTAGGGTGGGAGTACAACCATGCAGCCGGGCTCCACAGCAACTATGTCACCGAG TGGAACCTGGTTTGCAGTGAATACTGGAAAATCCCTTTGCAGCATATCTGCCTCATGAGCGGATGGATTCTGGGATACGTCCTCCTTGGTACATTGTGTGACTG gctgGGTCGTCGGCGatgtttcctcctctccatcagtCTGTCCAGTTTGCTTGGGGTGGTCGTGTGTTTGTCCAACAGTCCAGTGGTGTTTCTGTTGCTGCGTCTCTCTCAGGGTGCAATGCTCGCTGGGGCGTTCCTATCCTCGTACATTGCCA GGTTGGAGCTCTGTGACCCTCCACATCGTCTCATGGTCGCCATGATCAGCAGCTTCTTCGCCGTGTTTGCAGAGCTGCTGTTGCCGGGCATCGCCGTCCTGTGCCGCGATTGGCCCATTCTCCAGGCTGTGGCCACTTTGCCCCTGCTCCTGCTGCTTTCCTATTGGTG CTGTGCGTCAGTGTTTCCTGAGTCTCCTCGCTGGCTGCTGGCCACAGGTCAGATCCCCCGAGTGAAGAGGAGCCTCCAGGAATTCTCCACCAGGAACGGTGTTTGTTTGCGAGATGAAATCTACCCCGGTGAAACCCTTCTGTCag AGATAGATTCAGCATACGGAGAGGACTGTCGGCCAAAGTACTTTTCAGTTCTGGAGCTGCGTCGGACTCGTGTTATCTGGAAGAACTGCCTCATCCTCAGTTTCACGCT GTTCATTGGAACAGGCATCCAGTACTGTTTCACCAGAAACCTGTACGGTTATTCCTCCAACTTCTACTTCAGCTACTTTCTCAGAGTGATAACCGGAGCTCTGGCCTGCATCTTCGTCTGCTTGACTGTCAATCACTTTGGTCGGCGTGGTATGCTTCTGCTCTCTGCCATCATCACTGGACTGtcatcgctgctgctgctggccctCACTCAGT ATCTGCATGGAGGCCTGGTGTTGGTGCTCTCTGTCTTGGGTCTGCTGTTCTCTCAGGCTCTAGCCATGCTCAGTGCATTCTTTGCCTGTGAGGTGATGCCAACAGTGGTTCG AGGTGGTTGCCTCGGCCTGGTGCTGGCAGCGGGTTGTGTTGGCATGGCCGCCTCCTCCCTGATGGAGCTCCAGAATAACGGCGGGTACTTTCTCCACCATGTCATCTTCGCCTCCTTCGCCGTCCTCTCTGTACTCTGCATAATGCTCCTACCTGAAAGCAAACGCAAGCCGCTCCCAGACTCCCTGAAGGACGGTGAGAACCAGCGCCGgcctcctctcttcctgtccCGGCCCGACAGGGACAACCTGCCGTTACTGTGCCACCGGCAGCCTTTGTCGGATTACAACCCTGATAATTATTCCCGCTTGGTCTCTGCCACCAGGAGGATGTTGACTAAAGATAGTTTGCCTTATAGGATCGCTGTGACAACTGATTCCCCTCTGCTGTCAGACAGTGAAACACAGGAACAAGAGaatgagacggagagagaggtcATTCCTTAA
- the dpep1 gene encoding dipeptidase 1, with translation MLSKVISTAYLALWISSCVITAAEDPYMTRALELMSETPLIDGHNDLPWQFRKQFNNELNKVDLYTLENTHTNIPKIKEGRLGAQFWSAYVPCETQYKDAVRQTLEQIDVVHRMCQKYPEVFMFATSSQDIMEAFNMNKTASLIGVEGGHSLDSSLGTLRTMYQLGVRYLTLTHSCNTPWADNWLVDTGSEPSEHNGLSPFGKQLVKEMNRLGMLIDLAHVTEAVMNQVLDMSVAPVIFSHSSAYSICPHKRNVPDDVLMRVNETGGIIMVNFYNDYVTCSKTANISHVANHFDHIKKVAGAGIIGFGGDYDGVTRVPEGLEDVSKVPKLVAELLRRGWTDEEVKAALGNNLLRVLSKAEEVRDGLKDKSPDDFPIPYDEVKNSCRTRYGYPSAGAVHSLSTLALLLTLGLQALITSTAL, from the exons ATGCTGTCAAAGGTTATCTCAACTGCATATTTGGCGCTGTGGATCAGTTCTTGTGTCATCACCGCGGCTGAGGATCCGTACATGACCAGGGCTCTGGAGCTGATGTCTGAGACCCCACTCATTGACGG CCATAATGACCTGCCTTGGCAGTTTCGAAAGCAATTCAACAACGAGCTCAACAAAGTGGATCTCTACAcgctggaaaacacacacaccaacatccCTAAGATCAAGGAGGGACGGCTGGGAGCGCAA TTCTGGTCGGCGTATGTTCCCTGTGAGACTCAGTACAAAGATGCTGTCAGACAAACACTGGAGCAGATCGATGTGGTTCACAGGATGTGTCAGAAATACCCAGAAGTCTTCATGTTTGCCACCAGTAGCCAAG ACATCATGGAGGCCTTCAACATGAACAAGACAGCCAGTCTGATCGGGGTGGAGGGGGGTCACTCGCTCGATAGCAGTCTGGGCACCCTGCGCACCATGTACCAGCTGGGGGTCCGCtacctcacactcacacactcctgCAACACACCCTG GGCGGATAACTGGCTTGTCGACACTGGATCAGAGCCATCTGAACATAATGGCCTGTCTCCGTTTGGCAAG CAACTAGTGAAGGAAATGAACCGTCTGGGGATGCTGATCGACCTGGCTCATGTGACTGAAGCGGTGATGAACCAGGTGCTGGACATGTCTGTAGCTCCAGTCATCTTCAGCCACTCATCCGCCTACAGCATCTGTCCACACAAGAGGAACGTCCCCGATGACGTTCTCATGAgagtg aATGAGACGGGAGGAATCATCATGGTGAACTTCTACAATGACTATGTGACCTGCAGCAAGACTGCTAACATCTCACATGTTGCAA ATCACTTTGACCATATAAAGAAAGTTGCCGGGGCTGGCATCATTGGTTTTGGTGGAGATTACGACGGGGTGACAAG AGTACCAGAGGGCCTGGAGGACGTGTCCAAGGTGCCCAAATTGGTGGCTGAACTGCTGAGGAGAGGATGGACTGATGAGGAGGTCAAAGCTGCTCTGGGAAACAACCTGCTCAGAGTCCTAAGCAAGGCTGAggag GTCCGTGACGGTCTGAAAGACAAGAGTCCAGATGATTTTCCTATTCCATATGATGAGGTGAAGAACTCGTGTAGGACGAGATACGGTTACCCGAGCGCTGGAGCCGTCCACTCACTCAGCACGCTGGCCCTTCTGCTCACACTGGGTCTCCAGGCTCTAATCACATCAACAGCTTTATAA